From the Panthera leo isolate Ple1 chromosome C1, P.leo_Ple1_pat1.1, whole genome shotgun sequence genome, one window contains:
- the PTMA gene encoding prothymosin alpha isoform X1 codes for MSDAAVDTSSEITTKDLKEKKEVVEEAENGRDAPANGNAENEENGEQEADNEVDEEEEEGGEEEEEEEEGDGEEEDGDEDEEAEAATGKRAAEDDEDDDVDAKKQKTDEDD; via the exons ATGTCAGACGCGGCCGTGGACACCAGCTCCGAGATCACCACCAAG GActtaaaggagaagaaggaagttgTGGAGGAGGCGGAGAATGGAAGAGACGCCCCTGCTAATGGGAACGCT GAGAATGAGGAAAATGGGGAGCAGGAGGCTGACAATGAGGtagatgaagaagaggaagaagggggagaggaagaagaggaggaggaggaaggtgacG GTGAGGAAGAGGATGGAGACGAagatgaggaggctgaggcagCTACGGGCAAACGGGCAGCTGAAGATGATGAG GATGACGATGTCGACGCCAAGAAGCAGAAGACCGACGAGGATGACTAg
- the PTMA gene encoding prothymosin alpha isoform X2, with protein MSDAAVDTSSEITTKDLKEKKEVVEEAENGRDAPANGNANEENGEQEADNEVDEEEEEGGEEEEEEEEGDGEEEDGDEDEEAEAATGKRAAEDDEDDDVDAKKQKTDEDD; from the exons ATGTCAGACGCGGCCGTGGACACCAGCTCCGAGATCACCACCAAG GActtaaaggagaagaaggaagttgTGGAGGAGGCGGAGAATGGAAGAGACGCCCCTGCTAATGGGAACGCT AATGAGGAAAATGGGGAGCAGGAGGCTGACAATGAGGtagatgaagaagaggaagaagggggagaggaagaagaggaggaggaggaaggtgacG GTGAGGAAGAGGATGGAGACGAagatgaggaggctgaggcagCTACGGGCAAACGGGCAGCTGAAGATGATGAG GATGACGATGTCGACGCCAAGAAGCAGAAGACCGACGAGGATGACTAg